From a single Excalfactoria chinensis isolate bCotChi1 unplaced genomic scaffold, bCotChi1.hap2 Scaffold_85, whole genome shotgun sequence genomic region:
- the LOC140265430 gene encoding olfactory receptor 14C36-like: MPNSSSISEFLLLPLADTRQLQLLHFWLLLGIYLAALLGNGLISTAIACDQHLHTPMYFFLLNLALLDLGSISTTLPKAMANALWDTRAISYAGCAAQLFFLFFFLSAEFSFLTIMSYDRYVAICKPLHYGTLIDSRACATMAAAAWGAGLLYSLLHTASTFSLPLCQGNVVNQFFCEIPQILKLSCSDSYLREVVLLIFSVSLAFGCFVFIVVSYVQIFLAVLRMPSEQGRHKAFSTCLPHLAVVSLFVSTGIFAYLKPFSISSPSVDLMMAILYSVFPPTLNPIIYGMRNREIKHALRKVLQYTLHNQ, encoded by the coding sequence atgcccaacagcagctccatcagcgagttcctcctgctgccattggcagacacgcggcagctgcagctcctgcacttctggctcttgctgggcatctacctggctgccctcctgggcaacggcctcatcagcacagccataGCCTGCGACCAGcacctgcacacccccatgtacttcttcctgctcaacctggccctcctcgacctgggcagcatctccaccactctccccaaagccatggccaacgccctctgggacaccagggccatttcctatgcaggatgtgctgcacagctctttttcttgttcttcttcctctcagcagagttttcatttctcaccatcatgtcctatgaccgctatgttgccatctgcaagcccctgcactacgggaccttgattgacagcagagcttgtgccaccatggcagcagctgcctggggcgctgggcttctctattccctgctgcacactgccagtacgttttcactgcctctctgccaaggcaatgttgtcaaccagtttttctgtgaaatcccccagatcctcaagctctcctgctcagactcctacctcagggaagttgtgcttctcatttttagtgtcagtttagcctttgggtgctttgttttcatagttgtgtcctatgtgcagatcttccttgctgtgctgaggatgccctctgagcagggacggcacaaagccttctccacgtgcctccctcacctggccgtggtctccctatttgtcagcactggcatttttgcctacctgaagcccttctccatttcctccccatctGTGGATCTGATGATGGCAATTCTGTACTCTGTGTTTCCTCCAACTCTAAACCCTATTATCTAcggcatgaggaacagggagatcaagcacgctctcaggaaggtgttgcaataCACACTTCACAATCaataa